A genome region from Coffea arabica cultivar ET-39 chromosome 7e, Coffea Arabica ET-39 HiFi, whole genome shotgun sequence includes the following:
- the LOC113723112 gene encoding xyloglucan O-acetyltransferase 3-like, translated as MLLFRQQEKIFILLSRPLLLICSVCFTILLIFYALRAPDSINFTAKNVGYVPSNSSSSLHPPAKEDEKCNLFKGRWIWDEKGPLYTNFSCKTIPDKKNCFLHERMDKDFVHWRWKPDECELPVFDPRSFLSIARGKTMAFIGDSVSRNQMESLLCLLSTEETPKDVYKDAKDRFRTWHFPHYNFTMMSLWSRFLVTSSQTIVNGSVTGGFDVHLDKVDDNWAPKLPVVDYAIFSDAQWFLRQNYLYEGGNLIGCIYCQEPNVTDLGPGLAIQRAFRTAFKYINDCKNCFGILTLLRTISPSQFENGTWKTGGSCVRTSPLAPEEIQDAGGADMEYRNIQMAEIESARKRGEKIGNRFDVLDVTGAMLMRPDGHPGLHWRNKKKGYSDCVHWCLPGPIDVWNEFLLEVLRRQSHFPLRSR; from the exons ATGCTATTGTTTCGTCAACAagagaaaattttcatattgCTTAGCCGACCACTGCTGTTGATCTGCTCTGTGTGCTTTACGATATTGCTCATATTCTACGCACTGCGTGCCCCCGATTCCATCAACTTCACCGCCAAAAATGTAGGCTATGTCCCAAGCAACTCATCATCCTCGCTACATCCTCCTGCCAAAG AAGATGAAAAATGTAACTTGTTTAAGGGTCGTTGGATTTGGGACGAGAAAGGTCCTTTGTACACGAATTTCAGCTGTAAAACGATCCCGGACAAGAagaattgtttcttgcatgaGAGGATGGATAAGGATTTCGTTCATTGGAGATGGAAGCCCGACGAATGTGAACTTCCCGTCTTCGATCCCAGGAGCTTCCTAAGCATCGCACGGGGAAAAACAATGGCTTTCATAGGTGACTCAGTTTCCCGGAATCAGATGGAATCGCTGCTCTGTTTACTGTCTACG GAGGAAACCCCAAAAGACGTATACAAGGACGCTAAAGACCGATTCAGGACATGGCATTTTCCTCATTACAACTTCACAATGATGTCCCTCTGGTCCCGATTCCTTGTCACTTCCTCGCAGACAATAGTCAATGGGTCAGTAACCGGCGGTTTTGATGTGCACCTGGACAAGGTTGATGATAATTGGGCGCCCAAACTACCAGTCGTAGATTATGCCATTTTTTCGGATGCCCAATGGTTCCTCAGGCAGAATTACCTATACGAGGGTGGCAATCTTATTGGATGTATTTACTGCCAGGAGCCTAATGTGACTGACCTCGGTCCGGGCCTTGCCATCCAAAGAGCATTTAGAACCGCTTTTAAGTACATAAACGATTGCAAGAATTGCTTTGGGATTTTAACTTTGTTGAGAACAATTTCGCCATCCCAGTTTGAGAATGGGACATGGAAGACTGGGGGGAGCTGTGTCAGAACGAGCCCATTAGCCCCGGAGGAGATTCAGGACGCTGGTGGCGCAGACATGGAGTACAGGAACATCCAAATGGCAGAAATTGAGAGTGCCCGCAAACGGGGAGAGAAAATCGGGAATAGGTTTGATGTTCTAGATGTCACTGGGGCAATGCTGATGAGGCCTGATGGCCACCCTGGATTACACTGGCGAAACAAAAAGAAGGGATACAGTGATTGTGTCCATTGGTGCTTGCCAGGGCCTATTGatgtttggaatgaatttttgcTTGAGGTGCTCAGGAGACAATCCCATTTTCCTCTTCGATCCAGATGA
- the LOC113723113 gene encoding agamous-like MADS-box protein AGL62 — translation MEATVKRKGGSGRKKIEIKKIENKSYLQATFSKRRTSLFRKAAELSATCGVDVAVIVQSPGGNVFAAGGRSSVTTIVDRYLAATSSTPNNADQFPQADGGGQERDQDEEQYAQILKEIEAEKIKEKSLMESQGGEGFWWERGFDDLDVNELEEHIAAMETLRKNVSAKAEEKAKANNIAAS, via the coding sequence ATGGAAGCCACAGTGAAGAGAAAAGGCGGCTCTGGTCGAAAGAAGATTGAAATCAAGAAAATCGAGAACAAGAGCTACCTGCAAGCCACGTTTTCAAAACGTCGTACGAGTTTGTTCAGGAAGGCTGCGGAACTCAGTGCTACCTGTGGAGTTGACGTTGCCGTGATTGTTCAATCTCCAGGAGGAAACGTCTTCGCCGCTGGCGGCCGGTCCTCCGTCACCACCATCGTTGATCGTTATCTTGCGGCAACCTCATCAACCCCTAACAACGCTGATCAGTTTCCGCAAGCTGACGGTGGTGGTCAAGAACGTGATCAGGATGAGGAACAGTATGCGCAGATTCTCAAAGAGATTGAGGCtgaaaagataaaagagaaaagttTAATGGAAAGTCAGGGCGGCGAAGGATTTTGGTGGGAAAGGGGCTTTGATGATCTTGACGTGAATGAACTTGAAGAACATATCGCTGCCATGGAAACTTTGAGGAAGAATGTATCGGCTAAGGCAGAAGAGAAGGCCAAGGCTAATAATATTGCTGCTTCCTAG
- the LOC113722839 gene encoding uncharacterized protein, producing MVPTANTMMTSSAAFSICRSISPSSSSPTTSPTGVRPRFFRFPNHTTSIASPLLFAAIYSPILTKLPTTRKLRSFVAAAEDETLVPEAEQQADEAASSTPPPPAATTDQTVSVTVSPSDILTMFFQAEGTMNETAIPTVTKALEETEGVADLKVQVLEGIASVELTKQTTVQATGVASNLVEVIQSKGFKLQTLNLSFQDEEDFS from the exons ATGGTTCCAACTGCAAACACAATGATGACCTCATCTGCTGCATTTTCAATTTGCAGAAGCATTTCTCCGTCTTCTTCCTCTCCCACCACTTCACCTACTGGCGTTCGACCTCGGTTCTTTCGGTTCCCAAACCATACTACCTCCATTGCTTCTCCTTTACTTTTTGCTGCCATTTATTCCCCTATTTTGACAAAGCTTCCGACAACGAGAAAGCTACGCTCTTTTGTTGCAGCAGCCGAAGACGAAACCCTGGTTCCAGAGGCTGAACAGCAAGCAGATGAAGCAGCGTCCTCTACTCCTCCGCCGCCAGCAGCCACCACCGATCAGACTGTCTCTGTTACCGTCTCGCCTTCTGATATCCTTACCATGTTCTTTCAG GCTGAAGGAACAATGAACGAGACAGCGATTCCAACAGTTACAAAAGCATTAGAG GAAACAGAGGGCGTTGCAGACCTAAAAGTGCAAGTTCTTGAAGGTATTGCAAGTGTAGAG TTGACAAAGCAAACAACTGTGCAAGCTACAGGTGTGGCTTCAAATTTGGTTGAGGTGATACAAAGTAAAGGCTTCAAGTTACAGACATTAAATTTGAGCTTCCAGGATGAAGAAGACTTCAGCTAG
- the LOC113722840 gene encoding uncharacterized protein — MALKSALFLLAFLLLVSTKVTSMEEDILTEHRHGAKSPAHAPVKPPVPSPKKAPVYPPEKAPAYPPKKAPTYPPKVAPIYPPKKAPAYPPKISPVHSPSKHNHGDCVKLCMEYCQKAESKRGCLRICVPCCDQYQCVPGRPEKKCVTWDKVWYHNDYVPCPTPKKY, encoded by the exons ATGGCCCTGAAGTCTGCGCTCTTTCTTCTGGCCTTCCTGCTCCTAGTTAGCACCAAG GTCACATCAATGGAAGAGGATATCCTCACAGAG CATCGTCATGGTGCCAAATCCCCTGCTCATGCACCAGTAAAGCCGCCGGTCCCCTCACCAAAGAAGGCTCCAGTGTACCCACCAGAGAAGGCTCCCGCCTATCCCCCTAAGAAAGCTCCCACCTATCCCCCAAAGGTGGCTCCAATTTATCCGCCCAAGAAGGCTCCTGCATACCCTCCCAAAATTTCTCCAGTTCATTCCCCGTCTAAGCATAACCATG GTGACTGTGTCAAATTGTGCATGGAATACTGCCAGAAGGCGGAGTCGAAAAGGGGATGCCTGAGGATTTGCGTACCCTGCTGCGACCAGTACCAGTGCGTCCCCGGACGTCCGGAGAAGAAGTGCGTCACCTGGGACAAAGTGTGGTACCATAACGACTACGTCCCCTGCCCCACCCCCAAGAAATATTAA
- the LOC113722807 gene encoding uncharacterized protein, with protein MALKVVMLLALSSFFLITTRVSSWGEELFVKDITQKAPPPPIKASESSPPAPATEASPPPPPIYKPVPVPPPAKKLPPPSPPLKALPPPPPVYKPVPPLPVKKPPVPLPPPPPVRAPAPPSPMKPPPRNTKECFPLCAVRCKLHSRKNVCLRACVTCCDRCKCVPPGQYGNREKCGKCYATMTTRGGRLKCP; from the exons ATGGCCTTAAAAGTAGTTATGCTTCTGGCATTATCCTCTTTTTTCCTAATCACAACAAGG GTTTCATCGTGGGGCGAGGAACTCTTTGTCAAG GACATCACCCAAAAAGCGCCTCCCCCACCAATCAAGGCATCTGAAAGTTCCCCGCCAGCCCCCGCAACTGAGGcttcaccaccaccaccgccaATTTACAAACCAGTCCCTGTTCCGCCACCAGCCAAGAAACTGCCTCCTCCTTCTCCACCTCTTAAGGCCTTGCCCCCTCCTCCGCCAGTTTATAAGCCAGTTCCACCTCTACCTGTCAAGAAACCACCAGTGCCGTTGCCCCCTCCTCCGCCAGTCAGAGCACCAGCTCCTCCCTCCCCAATGAAGCCCCCGCCAAGAAACACAAAAG AATGCTTTCCCCTATGCGCGGTTAGGTGCAAGTTGCATTCGAGAAAGAATGTATGCTTAAGGGCATGCGTGACTTGTTGCGACAGATGCAAGTGCGTTCCTCCAGGGCAATACGGCAACCGAGAAAAATGTGGCAAATGTTATGCTACAATGACCACCCGTGGCGGCAGGCTCAAATGCCCCTAA
- the LOC113723043 gene encoding uncharacterized protein, with translation MRGDGDGILGGGKRSESSLKVRQKWLKRKEKWLVVLGVVLHAVYMLSIFDIYFKTPIVHGMEPVTPRFTSPAKRLVLLVADGLRADKFFEPGSDGNYRAPFLRSVIKERGRWGVSHARPPTESRPGHVAIIAGFYEDPSAVTKGWKANPVEFDSVFNRSRHTISYGSPDIVPIFCGALPHSTWNTYPHEYEDFATDASFLDEWSFDQLASLLNRSNEDPKLKQLLLQDHLVIFLHLLGCDSNGHAHRPYSSIYLNNVKVVDHIAERVYNLIQSYFKDDLTAYIFTADHGMSDKGSHGDGHPSNTDTPLVAWGAGVRHPAHNLSSDQLEGAVQFVDEHKHNMPTPREWGLEGIERVDVNQADIAPLMSTLLGLPCPVNSVGNLPLGYIDFNKVDKVEAVLANTKQILNQFLRKSQLKQSNSLNFKPFEPLKNYNLVLERIEHLISIRDYEAARKLSEHLRRLALEGLHYFQTYDWFRLMTIITFGYIGWMIYVLLHVLQSYTSLPEKLVEKKQMVHLRKNTGKVYFIACLFSCLVCSLLLLEHSPPLYHAYAAMTIFLWTQIFSEYEFLLFLWRDLQRRESRYFIKLIATCIVSILILEMLVKSFTDRKLYTWCFWTVGVAAPIYLVRSIPWKSRVPIIVLLTCWFLSIFTLMPAEIPENTWLVVTSGVVTMMIGGVARHLDLHSEDDKYWLSLRTNDTSRPKFPMLFHLQITLVGLSSVMVVLSTYHRTKKHELLAVHQLINWSIAVCSMVLPLFSATGVLSRLTSIFLGFAPAFLLLSIGYEALFYCALALALMAWMLFENAHRYLSKASLFSASVKAMQNSILKHDERCLQLSDMRIALTFMVFFNIAFFGTGNFASIASFEISSVYRFITIFSPFLMAALLIFKLLIPFMLVICAFSSLTKVIRVPLLGCYFLVILCSDVMTIHFFFLVRNTGSWMEIGNSISHFGIMSAQVVFVLVLFALTNVYTKDIQTSSAQHLSRKAM, from the exons ATGAGAGGCGACGGTGATGGGATCTTGGGCGGAGGAAAGAGATCAGAAAGCAGCCTCAAAGTTAGACAAAAATGGctcaagaggaaagaaaagtgGCTGGTGGTTCTCGGGGTGGTCTTGCACGCAGTGTACATGCTTAGCATCTTCGACATTTATTTCAAGACCCCAATTGTTCACGGCATGGAACCCGTCACTCCTCGCTTCACTTCTCCGGCGAAGCGCCTTGTTCTTTTAGTTG CGGATGGCCTGAGGGCAGACAAGTTTTTCGAGCCTGGTTCAGATGGCAATTATCGGGCGCCGTTTTTGAGGAGTGTGATTAAAGAACGAGGTCGGTGGGGAGTTTCCCATGCTCGTCCTCCTACAGAATCTAGGCCTGGGCATGTGGCTATTATTGCTGGCTTTTATGAGGATCCAAGCGCTGTCACCAAAG GGTGGAAAGCAAATCCAGTTGAATTTGATTCAGTATTTAATCGCAGCCGTCACACAATTTCATATGGCAGCCCTGATATTGTTCCCATATTCTGTGGTGCTCTGCCGCATAGCACGTGGAATACATATCCTCATGAATATGAAGATTTTGCCACTG ATGCATCTTTTCTGGATGAGTGGTCATTTGATCAATTAGCGAGCCTTTTGAATAGGTCAAATGAAGATCCAAAGTTGAAGCAGCTACTTCTACAGGACCATCTTGTCATAtttcttcaccttcttggttgtGATTCCAACGGTCATGCTCATCGGCCCTATTCATCAATTTATCTCAATAATGTTAAGGTTGTTGATCATATTGCTGAAAGAGTTTACAATCTCATTCAGAGTTACTTCAAGGATGACTTGACAGCCTACATATTCACAGCTGATCATGGAATGAGTGACAAAG GAAGTCATGGAGATGGGCATCCTTCAAATACTGATACGCCTCTTGTTGCTTGGGGGGCTGGTGTTAGACATCCCGCGCATAATTTATCTAGTGATCAGTTGGAGGGTGCTGTTCAATTTGTTGATGAACACAAACACAACATGCCAACACCTAGAGAGTGGGGTCTTGAAGGCATTGAGAGGGTGGATGTTAATCAAGCTGATATTGCTCCACTGATG TCAACTCTTCTTGGTTTGCCATGTCCTGTTAACTCAGTTGGAAACTTGCCTCTTGGTTATATCGATTTTAATAAG GTGGACAAGGTTGAAGCTGTATTAGCCAATACAAAGCAGATTCTCAATCAGTTTCTTCGCAAATCAC AATTGAAGCAGTCAAATTCTCTAAATTTCAAGCCTTTTGAACCATTGAAAAACTACAACTTGGTATTGGAACGTATTGAACATTTAATATCCATCAGAGATTATGAAGCTGCAAGGAAGCTATCTGAGCATTTACGAAGATTGGCGCTTGAAGGACTGCATTATTTTCAGACTTATGATTGGTTTAGGCTGATGACAATTATTACTTTTGGTTACATTGGCTGGATGATCTATGTTCTGCTTCATGTCTTGCAATCTTATACATCATTGCCTGAAAAATTGGTGGAAAAGAAGCAAATGGTTCATCTGAGAAAGAATACTGGGAAG GTATACTTTATAGCATGTCTGTTTTCATGCCTAGTGTGCTCTCTACTGTTGCTGGAGCATTCTCCTCCTCTGTATCATGCGTATGCTGCGATGACAATATTTCTTTGGACACAAATATTTAGTGAATATGAGTTTCTACTATTTTTATGGAGGGATCTACAGAGGAGAGAATCTCGCTACTTCATTAAACTCATAGCAACCTGTATTGTCTCAATACTCATCCTTGAGATGCTG GTCAAAAGTTTCACAGATAGGAAATTGTACACCTGGTGTTTCTGGACTGTTGGGGTTGCTGCTCCTATTTATCTTGTCCGCTCAATACCATGGAAATCTAGGGTGCCAATTATAGTTCTGCTGACATGCTGGTTCTTGTCCATTTTCACTTTGATGCCTGCTGAAATTCCAGAGAACACTTGGCTAGT CGTCACTAGTGGAGTTGTCACCATGATGATTGGAGGAGTTGCTAGGCATCTGGATCTTCATTCCGAAGATGATAAATATTGGCTTAGTCTTCGTACTAATGACACAAGCAGACCTAAGTTCCCTATGCTCTTTCACTTGCAG ATTACTTTGGTCGGCTTATCGTCAGTGATGGTGGTCTTGTCAACTTATCACAGAACCAAAAAGCATGAATTGCTTGCTGTTCATCAACTAATAAACTGGTCAATTGCTG TGTGTTCGATGGTCCTTCCACTATTTTCAGCTACTGGTGTCTTGTCACGTTTAACTTCCATATTTCTTGGGTTTGCCCCAGCATTTTTACTTCTTTCTATTGG ATATGAAGCTCTCTTCTATTGTGCTTTGGCACTTGCGCTAATGGCGTGGATGCTTTTTGAGAATGCGCATCGCTATTTAAGTAAGGCAAGCTTATTTTCGGCATCTGTTAAAGCTATGCAGAACAGCATTCTAAAACACGATGAGAGATGCCTACAGCTTTCAGATATGAGAATTGCTTTGACGTTT ATGGTTTTCTTCAATATCGCATTCTTTGGAACTGGCAATTTTGCAAGTATTGCAAGCTTCGAGATTTCTTCTGTCTATCGTTTTATCACAATTTTCAGC CCATTTCTGATGGCAGCTCTCCTTATTTTCAAACTATTGATTCCATTCATGCTTGTCAT ATGCGCATTCAGTTCATTAACCAAAGTAATCAGAGTTCCACTTTTGGGGTGCTATTTTCTTGTTATATTGTGTTCAGACGTGATGACAATCCATTTCTTTTTCCTG GTCCGAAATACTGGGAGTTGGATGGAAATTGGTAACAGCATTAGCCATTTTGGAATAATGAGCGCACAAGTTGTGTTTGTCCTCGTGCTTTTTGCTCTCACAAACGTATACACGAAAGACATCCAAACTAGCTCAGCTCAGCAC